A genomic window from Selenomonadales bacterium includes:
- a CDS encoding zinc ribbon domain-containing protein, with translation MPIYEFECPNCGSLVTKLCRMGTDGREIECPRCLARGLTRKLSRFASPGAGGGDACGSCSATSCGSCSVK, from the coding sequence ATGCCTATCTATGAATTTGAGTGTCCAAACTGCGGCTCCCTTGTGACTAAGCTCTGCCGCATGGGGACCGATGGCCGGGAAATTGAATGTCCGCGCTGCCTTGCGCGTGGACTTACACGCAAGCTATCGCGCTTTGCGTCTCCCGGCGCGGGAGGCGGCGACGCCTGCGGCAGCTGTAGCGCTACGTCGTGCGGCAGCTGTAGTGTGAAGTGA
- a CDS encoding DUF554 domain-containing protein, with protein MLGTVVNALAILAGGLLGAVLGGVVKEKSRDTVMHGLGLSVAIIGLTMAFKAENPLIGIASLVLGGLVGEWIDIEGRLYGAAAKVEKRFVHGKGGLAQGFVTTSLIYCVGAMAIMGSLESGMTGNHATLYAKAMLDGVSAVVFASTLGLGVALSSLSVFAYQGAITLLAAWISQWLTPAAVTEMTATGGILIVAIGLNILGIKKIRVGNLLPAILIAVLLTLAVG; from the coding sequence GTGCTAGGCACGGTAGTTAACGCTCTGGCCATCTTGGCGGGAGGCCTGCTAGGGGCAGTACTTGGCGGCGTAGTCAAAGAGAAAAGTCGCGATACCGTGATGCACGGCCTAGGTCTTTCTGTAGCGATAATCGGGTTGACGATGGCCTTCAAGGCTGAAAACCCTCTGATCGGCATCGCCAGTCTTGTGCTGGGGGGTCTAGTCGGCGAGTGGATTGACATCGAGGGTCGCCTCTACGGCGCCGCAGCCAAGGTGGAGAAACGCTTTGTGCACGGCAAAGGAGGACTCGCGCAAGGCTTTGTCACAACCAGCCTGATCTATTGTGTAGGCGCGATGGCCATTATGGGGAGCCTAGAGAGCGGTATGACGGGCAATCACGCCACGCTTTACGCTAAGGCCATGTTAGACGGTGTCTCGGCAGTGGTGTTTGCTTCTACGCTTGGTCTTGGCGTTGCGCTTTCGAGCCTTTCCGTATTTGCGTATCAAGGCGCGATTACGCTTTTGGCGGCTTGGATTTCGCAGTGGCTTACCCCTGCCGCCGTAACCGAGATGACGGCTACAGGGGGTATACTGATCGTGGCGATAGGCCTAAACATCCTAGGCATAAAGAAGATCCGCGTCGGCAACCTTTTGCCTGCGATTCTAATAGCGGTGCTGCTAACGCTAGCCGTCGGGTAA
- a CDS encoding aminotransferase class V-fold PLP-dependent enzyme, with translation MRDIIYMDNAATSWPKAPGVAEAMAAFMTQGAGSPGRSGHALSLQASRALFMCRNQIAELIGVSDASRIIFAANATHALNMGLFGFLTPGDHCITTSMEHNAVIRPLRELSRRGVELTILRCAGDGTLEAEAVRRAIKSNTKLVAITHASNVCGTLLPLAEIAAVTREADVRLLVDAAQTAGVMPLCCEALGVDMLAAPGHKSLLGPTGTGFLYVRAGIELAPLIYGGTGSHSELPDMPEVLPDRLESGTLNAVGLVGLSQALHYLAARGQSAIREHEQGLAARLRTRLAAISGVTLYGTGEGAPIVACNVRGIGSTEVAHILDASFGIAARAGLHCAPLAHETLGTLAQGIVRFSPGPFSTADEIDTVAEAIEQIAEERF, from the coding sequence ATGCGCGACATCATCTACATGGACAATGCGGCTACGAGCTGGCCGAAAGCTCCCGGGGTAGCTGAGGCGATGGCTGCTTTCATGACGCAAGGAGCAGGCAGTCCGGGGCGCAGCGGACACGCGCTCTCACTACAGGCGAGTCGCGCGCTCTTTATGTGTCGTAACCAGATAGCGGAGCTAATCGGGGTGTCGGACGCCTCGCGCATAATCTTTGCCGCGAACGCTACGCACGCGCTAAACATGGGCCTGTTTGGCTTTCTCACTCCGGGGGACCACTGCATTACAACCTCTATGGAGCATAACGCCGTCATCCGTCCGCTCCGTGAGCTGTCTAGGCGCGGTGTAGAACTGACCATACTCCGGTGTGCGGGGGACGGCACGTTAGAGGCAGAGGCGGTGCGCCGGGCCATCAAAAGCAACACGAAGCTGGTGGCCATAACACACGCCTCCAATGTCTGCGGGACACTGCTGCCGCTAGCGGAGATTGCGGCCGTGACGCGTGAAGCGGACGTGCGGCTCCTAGTAGACGCCGCGCAGACAGCGGGCGTCATGCCGCTCTGCTGCGAAGCGTTAGGCGTAGACATGCTGGCTGCTCCCGGGCACAAGTCTCTACTTGGGCCGACGGGAACGGGCTTTCTTTATGTGCGAGCAGGTATCGAGCTCGCACCCCTCATTTACGGAGGCACCGGCAGCCACTCGGAACTGCCGGATATGCCGGAAGTATTGCCTGATCGCCTAGAAAGCGGTACGCTTAATGCGGTAGGACTAGTGGGACTTTCGCAGGCGCTCCACTACCTCGCCGCGCGGGGTCAAAGCGCCATCAGAGAGCACGAGCAGGGCCTTGCGGCAAGGCTACGCACCCGCCTCGCGGCTATCTCCGGTGTTACACTGTATGGTACCGGCGAGGGGGCGCCCATTGTCGCCTGTAATGTGCGCGGCATAGGCTCCACGGAAGTAGCACATATCTTGGATGCTTCCTTTGGCATTGCTGCCCGCGCGGGGCTGCACTGTGCGCCCCTTGCGCACGAGACACTCGGGACATTAGCGCAAGGAATTGTGCGCTTTAGCCCGGGCCCCTTTTCAACCGCGGACGAGATTGACACAGTAGCAGAAGCCATCGAGCAGATCGCGGAGGAGAGGTTTTAG
- a CDS encoding ParB/RepB/Spo0J family partition protein, with amino-acid sequence MGKPRLGKGLQALITDMSTTGADEVQQIAVHLIVPNPYQPRRVFAEEELAELAASIRQHGLIQPVTVRPRSGRYELVVGERRLRAAKLAGLTEIPALVKEWSDQEAMEVALIENLQREDLNPMEEAAAFAQLQEHLGLTQEGLAERVGKSRPYVANTLRLLMLSPAIAELVSRGTISAGHARAILSAPVAKRDMLAQEMVAKGLTVREAERLAARAAESVSRETTKRPAKAKLPLAELREVERELRDALQTRVELKGSPERGTIVVTYHNSEELERLREWLLRAGG; translated from the coding sequence GTGGGTAAACCGCGGTTAGGCAAGGGGTTGCAGGCCCTGATAACCGACATGTCCACCACAGGAGCGGATGAGGTCCAGCAGATTGCTGTCCACCTGATTGTGCCTAACCCCTATCAACCGCGGCGCGTATTTGCGGAGGAGGAGTTAGCTGAGCTTGCCGCCTCCATCAGGCAGCACGGGCTGATTCAGCCTGTGACGGTGCGTCCGCGGAGCGGGCGATATGAACTGGTGGTAGGAGAGCGTCGCTTGCGGGCCGCTAAGCTCGCCGGTTTGACAGAGATCCCCGCTCTGGTGAAGGAGTGGTCCGACCAAGAGGCTATGGAAGTGGCGCTTATTGAGAACTTACAGCGCGAGGACCTCAACCCCATGGAGGAGGCTGCCGCTTTCGCGCAGCTGCAAGAGCACCTTGGCCTCACACAGGAAGGCCTCGCCGAGCGGGTGGGAAAGAGCAGGCCGTACGTGGCTAATACTCTCAGGCTGCTCATGCTGTCTCCGGCCATAGCCGAACTTGTTTCACGTGGAACAATCAGTGCCGGTCACGCGCGGGCGATATTATCTGCCCCTGTGGCGAAGCGTGATATGTTGGCCCAGGAGATGGTCGCCAAGGGGTTAACGGTGCGTGAAGCCGAACGGTTAGCTGCGCGGGCAGCAGAAAGTGTTTCACGTGAAACAACAAAGCGCCCTGCCAAAGCCAAACTGCCTTTGGCCGAGTTACGAGAGGTGGAGCGCGAGTTGCGCGACGCGCTGCAGACACGGGTGGAACTGAAGGGGTCGCCGGAGCGCGGCACCATCGTCGTTACCTATCACAACTCTGAAGAGCTGGAACGACTTAGAGAGTGGCTTCTTAGAGCAGGGGGCTAA
- a CDS encoding ParA family protein, with amino-acid sequence MTAKVLAIVNQKGGVGKTTTAVNLGASLAELSKRVLVVDIDPQGNTTSGLGINRYRLKKCIYNVLIDGVPIEAVILPTSTRGLELVPATIQLAGAEIELVLAMQREVKLREAVSPVRQDYDYILIDCPPSLGLLTLNALTAAHGVLIPVQCEYYALEGLSQLMNTVSLVQKHLNPGLVVAGALLTMFDPRTNLASQVVDEVRAYFKDRVYATVIPRNVRLSEAPSHGQPILAYDPKSKGTEVYMELAREVIARG; translated from the coding sequence ATGACAGCGAAAGTATTGGCTATCGTTAATCAGAAGGGGGGCGTAGGCAAGACCACTACGGCCGTTAATTTGGGGGCTTCTTTGGCCGAGCTGTCGAAGCGCGTTCTGGTAGTTGACATAGACCCGCAAGGCAATACTACTTCCGGACTGGGGATAAACCGCTATCGCCTGAAGAAGTGCATTTATAACGTGCTAATCGACGGTGTCCCCATCGAGGCAGTTATTCTGCCGACCAGCACGAGGGGCCTCGAACTGGTTCCGGCCACGATTCAACTTGCAGGTGCGGAAATAGAGCTGGTATTGGCGATGCAGCGGGAAGTAAAGCTACGCGAAGCGGTATCGCCCGTGCGGCAGGACTATGACTACATATTAATTGACTGCCCGCCCTCGCTAGGGTTATTGACGCTAAACGCTCTCACCGCAGCCCACGGCGTGTTGATTCCCGTGCAGTGTGAGTATTATGCTCTGGAGGGTTTGAGTCAGCTTATGAACACGGTGTCCTTGGTTCAGAAGCACCTTAACCCAGGTCTTGTGGTGGCAGGTGCTTTGCTGACCATGTTTGACCCCCGTACTAACTTGGCCTCCCAAGTAGTCGACGAAGTGAGGGCTTACTTTAAGGATAGGGTGTACGCCACGGTAATTCCGCGCAACGTGCGCCTTAGCGAGGCTCCCAGCCACGGTCAGCCCATTTTGGCGTATGACCCAAAATCTAAGGGGACAGAAGTATACATGGAACTAGCGCGAGAGGTGATTGCGCGTGGGTAA
- a CDS encoding ParB/RepB/Spo0J family partition protein — translation MKWFSGGNAEQVLQISVNEIRPNPYQPRKTFADETINELAASIKQVGIIQPLIVRKLGAVFELVAGERRLRAAKTAGLVTVPVVVKQYTDQEVAQATLIENLQREDLNVLEEALAYDQLLSDFNLTQEELAKRLGMSQSTVANKRRLLKLADEVKELLSGGALSERHARALLKLESHQAQATLAALAVSQDMTVKQIEEAVERFLAGESEEEAAVTAAIKPIRRFLVRDVRIFVNSVRQAIDLMKKNGVAAEVQELDKETHYEFVVRIPK, via the coding sequence ATGAAGTGGTTTAGCGGAGGCAATGCCGAGCAGGTGCTACAGATAAGCGTCAACGAGATTAGGCCTAACCCCTATCAGCCGCGCAAGACCTTTGCCGACGAGACCATTAACGAACTAGCAGCGTCTATTAAACAGGTTGGCATTATTCAGCCCCTGATCGTGCGCAAGCTCGGGGCTGTGTTTGAGCTTGTAGCGGGCGAGCGCCGCTTGCGCGCCGCGAAAACGGCCGGGCTTGTTACTGTCCCGGTTGTAGTGAAGCAGTACACCGACCAAGAGGTGGCGCAGGCTACCCTAATTGAGAACTTGCAGCGCGAGGACCTAAATGTGTTAGAGGAGGCTCTAGCCTACGACCAGCTGCTCAGCGACTTTAACCTCACGCAGGAGGAGTTAGCTAAACGCCTCGGCATGAGCCAGTCTACCGTAGCCAATAAGCGCCGCCTGCTAAAACTAGCGGACGAGGTCAAGGAGCTATTGTCTGGGGGTGCACTTTCGGAGAGACACGCGCGTGCCTTGCTTAAGCTAGAAAGCCATCAGGCGCAGGCTACGTTGGCGGCTTTAGCGGTGAGTCAGGATATGACGGTTAAGCAGATTGAGGAGGCCGTAGAGCGCTTCCTAGCCGGCGAGAGCGAAGAGGAGGCTGCCGTAACGGCGGCGATTAAGCCGATTAGGCGGTTCTTAGTGCGGGATGTGCGCATTTTTGTTAATTCCGTGCGACAGGCGATTGACCTTATGAAGAAGAACGGCGTGGCGGCAGAGGTGCAGGAGTTAGACAAAGAAACCCACTACGAGTTTGTGGTGCGCATTCCAAAATAG
- the rsmG gene encoding 16S rRNA (guanine(527)-N(7))-methyltransferase RsmG: MDQMEFAKECESLGVLLPPNALSRFSLYLELLLEYNAKFNLTTIDTPGEVWRKHFLDSLSLLRVIHSVGSLVDVGSGAGFPGLPLAIVCPSLAVTLVDSLGKRVRFLEEVVARLGLSASVRTVQARAEDLGRLPEHREQYAYAVTRAVGSLNVLAEYCLPLVKRNGTMLAMKGPAALPEIPAAARALRVLGGGEVTTSTWTLPGGGEQRVFVIVQKVGVTPAPYPRRAGVPSKQPL; this comes from the coding sequence TTGGACCAAATGGAGTTTGCCAAGGAGTGCGAGAGCTTAGGCGTGCTACTTCCGCCAAACGCACTTAGCCGCTTTTCCCTGTATCTTGAGCTTTTGCTTGAGTATAACGCTAAGTTTAACCTGACCACGATTGACACCCCAGGCGAAGTGTGGCGCAAGCACTTTCTCGACAGCCTATCGCTGCTTAGGGTGATTCATTCTGTAGGAAGCTTAGTGGACGTGGGTAGCGGCGCGGGGTTTCCCGGGCTGCCGCTCGCGATTGTCTGCCCCTCGCTTGCCGTGACTTTGGTGGACAGCCTAGGTAAACGCGTGCGCTTTTTGGAGGAGGTTGTGGCGAGGCTCGGCCTTAGCGCGAGCGTAAGGACGGTGCAGGCGCGGGCAGAGGACCTAGGTCGCCTGCCGGAGCACCGCGAGCAATACGCCTATGCCGTTACCCGGGCTGTGGGGAGCTTAAACGTACTGGCGGAGTACTGCTTGCCGCTTGTGAAGCGAAACGGAACGATGCTGGCCATGAAGGGGCCGGCTGCCTTACCGGAGATTCCCGCGGCTGCGCGGGCGCTTAGAGTGCTCGGAGGGGGAGAGGTTACGACTTCTACTTGGACACTGCCCGGAGGCGGAGAGCAACGCGTGTTTGTTATTGTACAGAAAGTCGGTGTTACGCCGGCACCATATCCTCGCCGCGCGGGAGTGCCCAGCAAGCAGCCGCTGTAG
- the mnmG gene encoding tRNA uridine-5-carboxymethylaminomethyl(34) synthesis enzyme MnmG, with protein MYCGGEFDCIVVGAGHAGCEAAHAAARMGLSVALLTQSMEAIALMPCNPSVGGPAKGHVVAEIDALGGLMGYAADMSFVQMRTLNTGKGPAVQALRAQTDKRLYQQVVRELLEKTPNLRIVQASVVELVVEAGEVRGVRTHTGTLYRAKAVVVTTGTYLESKVIVGSTALPSGPNGLLPSHGLSENLRSLGFKLGRLKTGTPPRIHRRSVNFAAMEEQRGDSEFAPFSRRSARLAPVQLSCWLTYTTARTHEIIRANLHRSPLYAGLIEGRGPRYCPSIEDKVVRFADKERHQIFLEPEGYNTEEIYVQGFSTSLPEDVQLEMLRSVIGLEEAEMMRPGYAIEYDFVDPTQLTLTLESKQYAGLFFAGQINGSSGYEEAAGQGLWAGINAGAKVRGLPPFVLLRSQAYLGVLVDDLVTKGTSEPYRLMTSRAEHRLLLRFDNAEFRLLPIGVEFGVVPRQELTRLREEEAGISQWIEYLERRKVAPEEGVNRYLSGVPTAVLEHTTTAAALLRRPEITWEGLCTIVPELCEVTPRMARCVATEVKYAGYISRQRDAVEQFQRLELKAIPSDVNYSEMRGLSLEAREKLARVRPSSYGQASRISGVSPADIAVLLVQLERR; from the coding sequence ATGTACTGCGGTGGAGAGTTTGACTGCATTGTGGTGGGAGCGGGACATGCCGGCTGCGAGGCTGCGCATGCCGCAGCGCGCATGGGGCTCAGTGTGGCCTTACTCACCCAGAGCATGGAGGCAATCGCTCTAATGCCCTGCAATCCGTCCGTCGGCGGCCCGGCGAAGGGCCATGTGGTGGCCGAAATAGACGCGCTGGGGGGGCTGATGGGGTACGCCGCCGATATGTCTTTCGTGCAGATGCGCACGCTTAACACTGGCAAGGGACCCGCGGTGCAAGCCTTGCGCGCCCAGACCGACAAGCGGTTGTACCAGCAAGTCGTGCGCGAACTGCTGGAGAAGACGCCGAACCTACGCATTGTGCAAGCCTCGGTAGTCGAGCTCGTGGTAGAGGCCGGCGAAGTGCGAGGGGTGAGGACGCACACGGGCACGCTTTATCGGGCCAAAGCCGTGGTGGTTACCACCGGGACTTATCTAGAGAGCAAAGTTATTGTCGGTTCAACCGCTTTGCCTAGCGGGCCGAACGGACTTTTGCCTTCGCACGGCTTGTCGGAAAATCTGCGCAGCCTAGGCTTTAAGCTTGGCAGACTAAAAACGGGGACACCGCCGCGCATACACCGTCGCAGTGTGAACTTTGCGGCTATGGAAGAACAGCGCGGCGATAGCGAGTTTGCGCCGTTTTCGCGCCGGAGTGCGCGACTTGCTCCAGTGCAACTTTCCTGTTGGCTGACCTACACGACGGCCAGAACGCATGAGATTATCCGTGCGAACCTTCATCGCTCGCCGCTTTACGCCGGGCTGATAGAAGGGCGCGGCCCGCGTTATTGCCCTTCGATTGAAGACAAAGTTGTGCGCTTTGCTGACAAAGAGCGGCACCAGATTTTTCTCGAACCCGAGGGCTACAACACGGAAGAGATTTACGTGCAGGGTTTCTCGACAAGCCTGCCGGAAGATGTACAGCTAGAGATGTTGCGCTCGGTTATCGGGCTCGAAGAGGCCGAGATGATGCGCCCGGGGTACGCCATCGAGTACGATTTTGTAGACCCCACGCAACTTACCCTGACACTTGAAAGCAAGCAGTACGCGGGGTTGTTCTTTGCGGGGCAGATTAACGGCTCTTCTGGTTATGAGGAGGCGGCAGGGCAGGGGTTGTGGGCAGGCATTAACGCCGGGGCAAAGGTGCGTGGTTTGCCGCCGTTTGTCTTGCTGCGCTCGCAGGCCTACCTTGGCGTGTTGGTGGACGACTTAGTGACCAAGGGCACGAGCGAGCCTTACCGACTGATGACATCGCGGGCGGAGCATCGGTTACTGCTGCGCTTTGACAACGCGGAGTTTCGTCTTTTGCCTATAGGCGTGGAGTTTGGCGTGGTGCCTCGGCAGGAGTTAACGCGATTGAGGGAAGAAGAGGCGGGCATTAGCCAGTGGATTGAGTACCTAGAGCGACGTAAGGTAGCTCCGGAAGAGGGCGTTAACCGCTATCTCAGCGGCGTTCCTACCGCCGTACTTGAACACACGACCACGGCGGCGGCCTTGCTGCGCCGACCGGAGATTACGTGGGAGGGACTCTGTACCATTGTGCCTGAGCTCTGCGAGGTTACCCCGCGTATGGCACGTTGCGTCGCTACGGAAGTAAAGTACGCCGGGTATATCTCAAGGCAGCGCGACGCGGTAGAGCAGTTTCAGCGCCTTGAACTTAAGGCTATCCCCAGCGACGTAAACTACAGCGAAATGCGCGGCTTGTCGCTTGAGGCGCGCGAGAAGCTCGCACGTGTGCGTCCTAGCTCTTATGGCCAGGCGTCGCGCATCAGCGGGGTTTCGCCGGCTGATATCGCGGTGCTGCTCGTGCAGCTTGAGAGGAGGTAG
- the mnmE gene encoding tRNA uridine-5-carboxymethylaminomethyl(34) synthesis GTPase MnmE, with protein MKRDVIAAISTPRGEGGIAIVRISGGGALDVAKQVFRRRRRAVRVEPWRVYLGEVIGEGDEPLDECLFTYFRAPRSFTGEDVVEFSIHGGSFVAGRVLEVLVARGARVAEPGEFTQRAFVNGRLSLAQAEAVIDIIRAASDVALQNAGRQLRGVLSSEVRQMRAHLLKCMAHLEAQLDFPEHDIPAVTRAEVASELTRVENMLLGLLATVRAGRVAREGLRVVLAGRPNVGKSSLLNALAGQERAIVTAQPGTTRDTVEVELNLNGVLVTLVDTAGLRESEDEVEQLGIERTLQALETADVVLVLLDSSEPLRRDDLALLDLTKERERLVVLTKSDLASRAELPVQSPALAVSTRTRSGLAELIGQISAVAVRAVSSESSLLVTNLRHSRILAETKSLVTAALETVALGWDIELVATDVRLAYERLGEITGETITPDIADAIFAEFCIGK; from the coding sequence GTGAAGCGTGATGTCATTGCCGCAATCTCTACTCCGCGGGGCGAGGGGGGCATTGCCATTGTGCGCATAAGCGGCGGCGGCGCACTAGACGTCGCCAAGCAGGTGTTTCGGAGGCGGCGCAGGGCTGTCCGCGTAGAACCTTGGCGCGTATACCTCGGAGAAGTAATCGGCGAAGGAGACGAGCCGCTTGACGAGTGCCTGTTCACGTATTTTCGTGCTCCGCGTTCGTTTACGGGCGAAGACGTAGTGGAATTTTCTATTCACGGCGGTTCATTTGTAGCCGGACGGGTGCTCGAGGTGCTCGTAGCACGGGGCGCGCGAGTAGCAGAGCCGGGCGAGTTTACGCAGCGAGCCTTTGTCAACGGGCGTCTGTCGTTAGCACAAGCCGAAGCCGTTATTGACATTATCCGCGCGGCGAGCGATGTGGCCTTGCAGAACGCGGGCAGACAACTGCGCGGTGTGCTTAGCAGCGAGGTGCGGCAAATGCGCGCGCATCTGCTTAAGTGTATGGCGCACTTAGAGGCGCAGTTAGATTTCCCCGAGCACGATATCCCTGCTGTCACCCGAGCGGAAGTCGCGTCAGAACTGACTCGCGTCGAGAACATGCTTCTGGGGCTACTCGCCACAGTACGCGCGGGGAGAGTAGCGCGGGAAGGACTGCGCGTTGTGCTGGCAGGGCGGCCGAATGTAGGGAAATCTTCTCTGCTCAATGCTCTCGCCGGGCAGGAGCGCGCCATCGTCACCGCACAACCGGGTACTACGCGCGACACGGTGGAAGTGGAGCTAAATCTAAACGGAGTCTTGGTGACGCTAGTGGATACGGCCGGGCTCAGGGAGAGCGAGGACGAAGTTGAGCAGCTAGGTATAGAGCGCACGCTACAGGCGTTAGAGACTGCCGATGTGGTGCTAGTGCTGCTAGACAGCTCGGAGCCCTTGCGCCGGGACGACTTAGCTTTACTGGACTTAACGAAAGAGCGGGAGCGGTTAGTCGTCCTGACGAAGTCTGACTTGGCCTCGCGGGCAGAGTTGCCAGTACAGAGTCCTGCACTAGCTGTCAGTACTAGGACAAGGAGTGGCCTGGCAGAGCTAATCGGTCAAATTTCCGCTGTCGCCGTACGGGCGGTTAGCAGCGAAAGCTCGCTCTTAGTTACGAACTTGCGCCATAGCCGCATCCTAGCCGAGACTAAGTCGCTCGTAACTGCGGCGCTTGAGACCGTGGCTCTGGGGTGGGATATAGAACTGGTGGCGACAGACGTCCGACTAGCGTACGAGCGCCTGGGAGAGATTACGGGCGAGACGATTACTCCTGACATTGCTGATGCCATATTTGCCGAATTTTGCATAGGAAAGTGA
- a CDS encoding protein jag — protein MQSRQSIEKTAKTVEEAVELALTELGATRQQVDVAVLEEPTKGLFGILGGRLARVKVTLCISPEEKTITFLTELAERMGTTSVQCSEGEAEDENFKLELQGTNAGRLIGKRGQTIEALQVLAAVVYSRAGGSRRVLLDVNNYRAKRQESLVELALKLAAKVKGSGRRVIMEPMGAYERRVIHMALQNDKEIVTYSEGDEPFRKVVIALRREE, from the coding sequence ATGCAGTCGCGGCAGAGCATAGAAAAGACCGCAAAGACAGTTGAGGAAGCTGTCGAGTTAGCTTTAACCGAACTTGGCGCGACTCGGCAGCAGGTAGATGTCGCTGTGCTGGAGGAACCGACCAAGGGGTTGTTTGGGATTTTGGGCGGGCGGCTAGCTCGCGTTAAGGTGACGCTCTGCATATCGCCGGAAGAGAAGACCATAACCTTCCTCACTGAGTTAGCGGAGCGCATGGGAACCACAAGTGTGCAGTGCAGCGAGGGAGAGGCAGAAGACGAGAACTTTAAGCTAGAGCTTCAGGGAACAAACGCCGGGCGTTTGATTGGCAAGCGCGGGCAGACGATCGAGGCCCTGCAAGTGTTAGCTGCCGTGGTGTACTCCCGTGCGGGGGGCAGCAGGCGCGTGTTGCTCGACGTTAACAACTACCGCGCTAAGCGGCAGGAGTCTCTGGTGGAGTTAGCGCTTAAACTTGCCGCGAAGGTTAAGGGTAGCGGGCGCAGGGTCATTATGGAGCCTATGGGAGCTTACGAGCGCAGAGTGATCCATATGGCGCTGCAGAATGACAAAGAAATCGTCACCTACAGTGAGGGGGACGAGCCCTTTCGCAAGGTGGTCATTGCCTTACGGCGAGAAGAGTAA